Within Macrobrachium nipponense isolate FS-2020 chromosome 20, ASM1510439v2, whole genome shotgun sequence, the genomic segment GCATTCCATTGTCAGCTGATAAAAGCTTCTTTGTAAGTGTCCCCTAACTGACACCCAACATCAATTTTAAATAGTAGATGTTAGTTTCTTACACATAATTTAAGAGATTTCAGAAGAGGAAAGGAATTTTAAGTTCTAAATATTCATGCACCTGTACTATTTCCTTCCTAACCATAGCACCAAAAAAACTATGCATTTGTTGCCTTACCATTGTCAAAATTTCTCAGATCATAGCATGGAAATACTATAAAAATTCCTAAAATAATATtgaaccaaaatagaaaaaatatatataatcctcaaCTCAATCAAATATACAACTACAAAACCTTGAATTTTGTGCCCagtaaacacatttgaaaaaaaaaacactcatcaCTAACAATAACAACTGAATCTGCAGTGAAATGCATCCTTTCTGTATTTACATTTACACTAAAAGTATATTAAACCACTTATGTTAACATCATGGCTACTTAAATTTTCAGTTCAAGTATACAAGTAACATCTCCTTTCATAGTACAGATTAAAATCCTTCTCACAATGCTTCACCACCATCATCAAAGTGCAGATTATGCTGTAATCAGATACTACTACTCACTACTTTTCTTGTGGCAAGAGACTGACCGAATGTGATTTTAAGAGCTTCATTGTGACAAAAtacttctatataaaaaaaaatgttaattcagaattccaaaaagaagaataaaatctGACTTATCTAATTGAAGACAGAAGAAAAACCATCATTTCCAAAACCTTTTCATCTTGAAATTTACATATCTGTAAAACCATCAATGAATGTGACTGAGCAATGAATAATGTAACATACATtttgaaggaaaaacaaaaacactagtTCAGCATTTTTTAGCTATTTTCAGGCTTAACATCAGGTCTAATAATGGGAGCTAACAAATTCAAATTCTGATGATGGATACAAATCTAGAGTTCTGGTGTTTCCTTAATTCATCAGTGTAACAATGTCCAGATACTGGTGTCCAGAACTAAATAATAATGCTAAACTGCTTTTCTTCTCAAAATTAATCCAATTCTGAAGCTTCATGATAGAGCCAAATTTATGTGCAAACTAATGCATATCATACATTAGTGGAGGTATAATAACAGTACAGTGCATACTTAAACAGTTTAATTTCTGTGTAAAAAaagactacaggcagtccccaggttacgacggtgtcggcttacgacgttccgaggttacgacgcttgtcaatagacgttatttccagggttacgacgcctacaacgctcatctgggagatgaaatatgacaccaaaaatgcaaaataataaatatttgaaggttcttttgatgaaaaatgccataagaatgcagtttacatagttttcaatgcacccaaagcattaaaagtaaggttttcttaggatttttgacgatgttcctgCTTACGACgcttctcaagaatggaacccccgtcgtaacccggggaccgcctgtattaggTTGGTTCATAgtatatttcaaagaaaattttccTGCTTTCCCTGATAAATTTACTTGCTCCCAGAACTAGTGTATAGGAATACCAAAGAAACTGAGTTAATGCTATGTTTCACAGTTACAGTACCAACCTATTAACATAAAGTGGTATACCCTTAATTGTTCctgcatatacaaaaataatttaccatAACAAAAAGGTAATGAGAAGGAAGCAAATTATCAAAGAATTCTCTACCAACAAATTGGTCTGTAAATCTTTATACCTTAAAATTTCTCCTTACATGGTCCACTTGAAACATGAGCCAGTTTACAGACTTGGTCACCCCAATTTTACAGGTAAAACATATTCTGTAatcaaaagttctgaaaaaggaagaaagagtaaTAGCTGCCTTTACATGAACAGAAACTTAAATTACAGAATCTGGCAGAATCCTGTGTTCTGGGATAATTTTGCCCTCTCTTTAACTCTTATTCCTTATTTGCGCTGGGCATTGTTGTAAACTTAACAATACTGAAAAGCGGAAGCACATGTAAATACattccatgtcttttttttttagttttacatttCATGTTCATCTCATATCACAATCATCATTCAAGCATAcaatataaaattttcttattcacttattcagtcatttttcattccaaaactTTCCCAGTTGGAAGAAGAAAACATCTTTGGTTCACAAACATTGCTTAACATTAAAACTTCTATGAAGCATGAATAATcataatcattaatataaaacaataattaaatctTTCCAAAAACAAGTATTATATGAAGAGAGAATTCTATTCAAACCAAGGAAAAGAGAATATTTAGTATATTACAATACAATTTACTTATGTTACATATATCTTAAGTTACATGGCATTTATATCCTACCAACCAACACTCATGTTTTAGCTTTACACAAGTTCTgattattcaaaaggaaatgaGGATATAATCAGATAAGGATATAACATACCAATACtgtaaaaaattactttttgtaGTAAACTTCATATTTTAGTATTGATCTTGTTGCATAATGACTACACTGCACAGGTCTGCATACTTGAAAGGGATATTAAGACTGACAAAAATTTTAATGATCCATGGACTAATACCATCATTAATATGTATGGAGAATAGTATGGAGGGAGACATATATGGCAAAGCAACAAACGTCTAATTCACTGTACATCCAATCTCAGATTTTTTTTCACATGCCTAAGCAGTGGTCCCATCAAAATAATCTACAATAATTGTAATTATCTGCCTAAGGTTGGATATAAACTGACAACCTTCTGCATCAAATGAACAATGCATTAATGCACTGAGCCACCAGAAACAAATAACACACACCAGATGAATGGCTTTATACAATTGGGCTATATTCCTTGATAAACCATGACTAGCAGAAACACTACATTTAGCCAGAACATCGTTAGTTATGGAATACAGTTCTTTACTTCAACTTTTCAAATGGtgtaatattatttatacattgtatCATTTATGTTCAGAAAGTACCAAATTTATAAAGATTTCTTGCTATTAACAGTATCACCTCTTACACCTGTGTAGAGCTCCATAACACATTcacatatactgtatgtatatgtatgtatgtgcatatatatatatacgtatatatatatatatatatatatatatatatatatatatatatatatatatatatatatatgtatatatatatataaaacatcaacTTACTTGAATGTGTGTAGTACTTCCTGAAgtgctttaaaataaaatactgaatcAAGCACTGCACTGGAGGTATTTGTTATTACTGTTTCATGTTCAGTAATACATCATCCAAATCAAATTTGGTAATCTCTTAGGTTTGTAAATTTGTAGTTCTCTGAGTTTCTACCAGTGCAGGTACAGAACTTCCTGTGGGTTTGCATCACTACTTGATGATGCATAGACCCACATGAATATAAAGTgaattagggtttttttttatattactatgtAGTTCTCCAGCTATATTGCAATTTGGAATATTTCCCCTGTACACTTTCAATGGAGTTTACATTTGCTACTTATTCACAAAAGCTGCTATATTTCAGTAGTATTATAGGAGTTGAATATGATAAAGTTCAAAGCTCCTGGAGCTCAGTGGTAGAGCAATGCCATGTAGTACTATACAGCAGAGTTCTTGGCTTTAAATCCCACTCATGCTATAAATAAGAACTTTAATGCTGGATTTCATCTAGAATATGCTAATGCATCACAAGTAAAATGAAATTCCCGAGTATCCATCTTGACCAGTTTGGCTTTATTTTCCTATGATATCTTTAAGCGGACTGATGCATAGTGGTTGATAGATACAACATAGATGCTGGAGTGACAGTACAAATAAATATGCAGACATTAGGGAAAATATTCCCATctgaagatataaataaattaaagaagaaGGAGCACAAAACTCATTAGCACCATTTACAATCCTTGTTTACTTAAGCTAGTGGGCTCACCAGATTTGTAAATGGATCACTGACCTCTGTCACTAATGAATTTactgtttctctcttttttttttctattaaacagTGGTAACTATCTCTTCCACAGTCTGTATCCTTGTTTCTCCTATCACTCTAACTCATATTTGTTGAATTCTACCACAATGTACCAGTAACTTTTGAAAATGTCTTAGAAAACTCAAGGTAAATCCGGTCAGCAAATATCCCAGTGTTTCATTTTTCCCTGAGGCTCATctgcatatacgtacatatatatattatgttttctggTGATTTCAAGTGTGcgtctgtgtttgtatgtatgagcAATGTACTCATATgtactgggtgtgtgtgtgtgtgtgaatagtgCTCTGCACAAACCTTTGTTTATGTGTTCAAATTCTTCATGGCAGCACCAGCACAAGAAACATTAGAAAGGCATTATTCGTGAAGGTTGGAAATGGACTAGAATAACAGATGCTCACTAATAACTACAGTATTTACATTATTGTACAGCTCTATGATACGGTGGTCAACCAAGCAGTGTTGAATGCAGCACAGTGGATTGCTTACTATTTTCACATCACTGTAAGAGTTGCTTGTAGTAAGTCTAAAGTTCTGGGTACTTACCTTCTATTCTATAACAACTACAATAGCCTCCTTAAGTTGAAGTACACCTCTTCATTTTAGGTAACAATCTTACAGCCTTTTTCATTAGAGAAAAATAACAATCTTTTTGTCTTTCTGTGCATGTTTCAAGCTTGTATCTTAAAGGAGCAGCCCTGGCCAGCAGTGCATAACTACTGTACAATAACTAAAACTTTTTACAAAGAAGTGAGTCATGTGTGTACCACTTTAACAACTGCTTCTGTGCTAAAACATATACACCTCTATGTATACGTACTTCAAATATATACTGAAAACACTATACACCTGGTATAGAGTTCACATCTTTACTCAGCTTTTAATTATGAATGTGCTGTATCTTCATCGAATGTACCAAAATCTTCACTATTACAGTCGACTGAGGTTGCTTTTGAATacttatttcaaaattttcagAACTACTCAGACTGCACTTCAGTCATGTAATCAAAAAGAGTTCATTTCATTTATAAAGTTAATGTCACCAATTGCAATGTGGTCAGTTCATCCAAGACTAAATAAAAATGGCTTTGGGTAACTTCCACATCAGCAATAATGGCAGCAACTTCTCTGTAGCAGTGTTACTGTATATAATGGTCTCCCACTATCTGAGGTAAAAGCAGTCTGTAATCAGCATTATCACATCAAGCAGTCTCTTAGGCTGCTATCACTGAGTGACATCAATAGGCATCACAATTGAATTTCATGTCACCAACTAATATACAAAAGTTCACTTCATTCTTGTCATGGGAATATGGGCAGGGGATTTATGCATGACACCACAGCCAGCAATACACAAACAACGAAAGATTCTTAATGACTTTCCCAACTTGAAAATGGAACACTAGGAAGTGATTCTCACTGTTTTTCACCTATAGAGAAAGAAAGCGACTacaactgaaaatttaaaaaaaatgcattttaaaaggAATGCTTCAACTTCACTCATAGGAAAATTTCCCTAACACATGTGTCTTCAAGAGAAATAATTCTTCCAGAGCCACATAGATTCTGTTGTTGTAACTGCTGAGTTTCAAGAAAGCTCACTTAAAAACTACAGTATTCCAAATGTCATATTCAGAACAAAATTTCCTGAAAGTAGAGAAACACAGCATTAATGTACATGAAGTAAATTATAAGCACTGAATTTTATTTCAGTATACACAACTCTGATGCACTTTATGTAGTTAACAATTTTACCTCTGTATGGGAATTCACCCATGAATTAGATATATCACTTACTTAAATTTCAAATTAacttaaaaaatctttaaatcaaAACTAACAGCATGTTCTAGTATCCCCAAAATATGTTCCACACACTTGCAAGTACATACAGTATTTTAGTGATACACTGATAACTGCGTTTGATTGTGTTCTGTAATGATACACTGATAACTGCGTTTGATTGTGTTCTGAAATGTTTTGATAGAAAATAGGCTCCCAAGAAGTTCAACTATATTTAAGTCTTCATGGGTAACTtacacaaaacaaaatttatatgaaatttataagaaatttAATACCACTCATAATCAATCCTAGATACAGTTTAGCCCAGCACAAAGTTTATAGGTCAAGTTCATCTAAAATACTAGACAGGTAGAGCAGGTTGCTGGCAAAAATGAGCAATCTGCAGCCTTGCAACAGCAAAGACTATGACTTGCCAAAACAGCAATGAAAAGTATTCACACAAATAAAAAGGCATCAAGCTCTCTGAGCAGTTATCAAGCTGAAAAAATGTAGGTTCTGATTTGCCAGCATGGTGGTCAATTTACTTAGGTTTGAAATCAGTGGCTTTTGGGCTCTAGGGAGTTACGTCTATGTACTCTAAAACATCAAGTGCCGGGGAATTCTGGGACTATTTGTCAAGGTGGAGGTAGCaaactttacttaaaaaaaaaaaaaaaaacaggcagcaGGCACACTAGAAAAGACTGAAGTAGTACAGTACTTCGTTTGACGATATTATCTGAAAGACTGATGATTCTCTAGAAAAGTCATGGCATTTTGTCTGCATTCATCTGGAAATGGTCCTTACATGCAGTATATCTAAGAAAATATGACTCTATGCTGGCTCACCAGTTACCTACTTTGACAACATTTTGTTGGACATAGTAAGGGGACTCAATCTTTAGTGGGTacctaaatatgtatatgtaatcagGAATGTCTTAAATAAATGCTAGAAAGtgcaagatacaaaaaaaatgtgGGCAAGTGTGAAATTAGATGATATAAAGGAGTAATTAATGTGTAGAAAAGATACTTAACTCACATCCATGTCCAAATATTAGGATTTATTGGCTACAAAAGTCCATCTCTGGGAGAGAATAGTTTTGTCACAACGTTCTGAAACCAACCCTGCCACCTTTTCTCTGACACTATCAATACAGAGATTATGCCCTTCTGACTTGATCATGCGGTCACCATCTGTGCGAACCcatctctgaaataaaaaaaaaggatttacaTTGACCtgtaaaaagcaaagctaatcaaataatggaaaattataCTAGATGCAACTTAAGGACAAATTTCTTGTAATTCTACATTTCACTTAGTATACAATAAGAATGGATGTAATATTCACATACCTGAAGATCATTATTTTGACAGGGTTCCAAGATAAGAGTCACACCAGCCCTTGGTTCTGGGAGAGTCAAACAGAGTTCGCTGTGTTTGATCAACTGGTCCTTGGTTATTGACCACTCCTGAAATGAAAAGATGAAtcaacaacatatatatagatcattacCTCTCAAAAAAACTACTTAAAAGAGAACACCTTAGGTATACAcaaatgtacacatacacatgctTAGTATGTACTAGTGACTCAGGTACATGAGAAATAATAAGTTCTTCCTTACCTGGTTGCCACCTGTGCCATGGCATGCATAAAGGCCTATGCTGCCTTCAGCTCTGTGGCCTAAGGTATCCATACACTTGAGTCCTTGCTTGAAGACGCCGAAGGTAGAATGAGCTGCATCAGGGACCTTCAATTCTGGGTATACATTATCCATGTACCATTTGAAATTGTGACACTTAAGCTGTTTCCGCAGTTCAATACGACTCTGGATACTGTCAAAGAGATATTGAAAATTATGAAACCGAAGCATTACTTTTTGAGACATATTTAATTTCATGGCAGCTAAAGCTTGAATTGTCTTTTCCTGCACTGTATTTTCTAACCAGatacttttattactgtatttcttACTgtcttttatgaaatatgttgttgTACAATGCCATTATGATGTAATATTACGCTACAAAAGAAAGCATGTATCTTACTTTCCATAATTGACACTTTTGGCAAGAGGAACGGCCGAGTAGTAATATTTCTTGTAATCATCCATCCAAACCTCTGCTGCTCTACGTGTGTTTCGAGCAAAGACATTGCCCGATCCACCAGGGAACGTATAAGGATGCTGCTTCCGGAATACGTGACCAACTCTTGAGCAGGGGACGATCTCCAAGCTGCCTCCACACTGCCACACCCGGAATGATATTTCTTGAAAAGAAAGGAGACACTGTAAGTTGAAATACGTAATAAAAAAGAGACTAGATGTTTGATGTAAATGATATGGTCTGTCCAAAGCTCTTTGGAATTGGTTGATTTGCTTATGCAATATGGCTTCTCACCAATTATCAATTTTATAAAGTTATTTAGAAATAATAGCCAAACAAGAAGCTCAAAAGGGTGAAGCCAAATAGTGACTGCAAGAAATCTTACAAGCTCccgatttttctatttttcacatACAAAtctttgggaaaaaaataaataccatttGCTTCATTCAAAGAATAAAATATGTTTTGCAAATCTGGCATGTCCCTAAAATAACTCACCAAGATTTTCACCACCCCAAATATCCATAGCCATGTCGTATTTCCCGAGCTCCTCGAAGTATGATTTATCAATCATAAATAAACCTCCAGCAATCATTGGTGTCCTGTAATGCGAAACATGCGTAAAACACGTTACCAAAAAACGATGAAAAAATGACCAGAATGCATATTTTGTTTAATGACAGATAAAAGAAATACCTATCCAATCACGTAAAGCATTATCCTCCAAAGTTCCACAACAAAGGTCTGATACAATTCACATTCGTTTCACATTTGTACCATTTTCAATACCCACACAGAGATACGTAATACATACTGATAGTGTTAAGGGGGACATCAAGTTTTAAACAGATATCTAAAGAAATTCTTGGTGGCAACATATTCTGTCTATTTCTTACACATTAATTCTGGTTTTAGTGTAATTTTATATAgtactattatatagatatatatatatatatatatatatatatatatatatgtatatatatatgtatatacatatatatatatatatatatatatatatatatatatatatataaaataatactatataattacactgaaaccAGAATTAATGTGTAAGATATAGACAGAATATGTTGCCaccaagaattatatatatatatatatatatatatatatatatatatctatatatatatatatatatatatacgtatataatatgggATTGGCTCCAAAGTGAAAGAAAACTCAAGGTTACAGCTATGTTTATACTTTAATACTTTAAGGACTAAATTATCTTTGAACTCCCTGTACAGAGAATTAACACAAAATTAGCCACTTTAACCACCTAAACAGAGGGCTCATTAGCAGCACATCAAACCCGTACATATACATTGCACTATTCAAAACTTTTTTGCTAAAATTCACAAGTGCCCTGAGTATTGAGGCCTCTtctttttattgccttttttatgaccctccattctttccacatttgTCATCTTCTGCTGTTCTTACGCCACATATACTATGCAAGCAGTTTATCTCAACAACTTCAGCCGTTATAATTAGTTGGAATTGAACGTCTACACTTCACTTAAATCCCAGACACGATTCCTTAAGTAAACCACACCTCTGCAAGATCTTTCCATTTGCTTTTGAAACTCAAATTCTTATGTGATAAAGCTAAGCtgcttgattttattttcatcttagtGTTTTAAATGTACTCGATCAGTTCGGCTACAGTACTTCAAGAATTCTTTTGATAGTCTTACTAAACTGTTGAGAGTACTTAAAATctcatcaaataaaataaattttatcaaaTTACTCATGGCTCATAACAGAATGCATATGAAACTATTTATGTCCATTCGAGAATATCTGCAATTAAATACAAAATCCCAGTCAATATTTTCCAATTTTATCTTCCAGACAAATTCTGACGATTGTTGGAATTGAATGACCTAGTTACACAAAAAAcattatcataaaataactattatttcataattttacccGTTTCGTAACGTTTTCCAACTCATCAGAACTTTGTCAACAATCCAAGCTATCATGACACAATATCAAAATCCCACAGACTTATAGGGAAACGTCACGTAGTAAGACTGATGAACAGTCAGAACCCCACGACTGATTACTACTTTATAATTTGCCAGTTCAAGCTAATCTGACATAAAAATCCGACCCCTAAGACTGACAGGGAAACGTCACGTAGTAAGACTGATGTTAGTTAGAACAAACGATCGACTCTCTCTTACTTTATCACTTGCGTTGGATCcttctgcctcttcttcttctcgtcacTCGATAGGTATTCCCACTTGAAGACCAGATTCCAGTCAAAGCCGCCGCGCAGGTCCGCCGAGGCTCCTATGTACTGGAAGGTGTCCATGCTGATCACATCTATGATCGGACACACAACGCGGGTCCGGTCCTGCCAAAATACACAGGGATGAAATAATTCATAATGGAGGATTGTGGGTACACGACAAGAAGTCTTTAAGCTATATTTTCAAGTCGTGAATATTAATATGACAACTGTGAAAAAGGTTTCTGAAATGAACTGATTTCTTTGGTTTATAAGCTTCTAAATTGATAGATTCATTCAGAGTATTGTCATGATTTCTTACCAAAATCTAGAGAGAAATAATTATATCAGTCAATTGTATTTTcaatatgaatgattttgtaaGGGATGCTTGTCTCATCGcaagaacaatatttcgattttttttagattattgaaaggtgtaacaaactACTCACtctgtatatttgtaaaatactttactaaatattcaaatcttataaaaaaatatatatatatgtaaatctcaAAATATGTATTACCCAGCAAAAGACAAATCGAATAGAAATGAACTTATAAATAATTCTATTATCAAAATTAGTGGAAAGAAAAGTAGTGTTCTTAGTAATTCAGCTGAAGAATCTTTATAAAGAATTTCTGAGTCAGCTGAAAtgttataaacattgaatgaaGAAATTACTTTGCTTATCAGTGTCGATGACAACAGTTGTTACGAATAGagtttacattaaaaattaagAAGACATTGAATCTGATCAATACTATTTAATTTTCTCTTGGTAAAATTACCCCATTTCACCAAACTTTAAATGTGAAGTGTTTTCCGCGGCCAG encodes:
- the LOC135222384 gene encoding polypeptide N-acetylgalactosaminyltransferase 2-like isoform X2; protein product: MRRNCKVFIFLSFVWTFGVVVYLNTSKDVKGSENLALRLKDSAVTSQQGSGSSASRSSSAGGGGGPAGNHGSGAAAGGGSGGGVKPSLFLDEEAYIAAATLSPGADAYARNKFNQAESDKLASNRAIPDTRHFTCRKKEWKTDLPQTSVIITFHNEARSTLLRTVVSVLNRSPEHLVKEIILVDDFSDDPLDGAELAKIQKVRVIRNSQREGLMRSRVRGSDAATAPILTFLDSHCECNQHWLEPMLERVSEDRTRVVCPIIDVISMDTFQYIGASADLRGGFDWNLVFKWEYLSSDEKKKRQKDPTQVIKTPMIAGGLFMIDKSYFEELGKYDMAMDIWGGENLEISFRVWQCGGSLEIVPCSRVGHVFRKQHPYTFPGGSGNVFARNTRRAAEVWMDDYKKYYYSAVPLAKSVNYGNIQSRIELRKQLKCHNFKWYMDNVYPELKVPDAAHSTFGVFKQGLKCMDTLGHRAEGSIGLYACHGTGGNQEWSITKDQLIKHSELCLTLPEPRAGVTLILEPCQNNDLQRWVRTDGDRMIKSEGHNLCIDSVREKVAGLVSERCDKTILSQRWTFVANKS
- the LOC135222384 gene encoding polypeptide N-acetylgalactosaminyltransferase 2-like isoform X1, whose product is MRRNCKVFIFLSFVWTFGVVVYLNTSKDVKKPLRSRATAQYIPGSENLALRLKDSAVTSQQGSGSSASRSSSAGGGGGPAGNHGSGAAAGGGSGGGVKPSLFLDEEAYIAAATLSPGADAYARNKFNQAESDKLASNRAIPDTRHFTCRKKEWKTDLPQTSVIITFHNEARSTLLRTVVSVLNRSPEHLVKEIILVDDFSDDPLDGAELAKIQKVRVIRNSQREGLMRSRVRGSDAATAPILTFLDSHCECNQHWLEPMLERVSEDRTRVVCPIIDVISMDTFQYIGASADLRGGFDWNLVFKWEYLSSDEKKKRQKDPTQVIKTPMIAGGLFMIDKSYFEELGKYDMAMDIWGGENLEISFRVWQCGGSLEIVPCSRVGHVFRKQHPYTFPGGSGNVFARNTRRAAEVWMDDYKKYYYSAVPLAKSVNYGNIQSRIELRKQLKCHNFKWYMDNVYPELKVPDAAHSTFGVFKQGLKCMDTLGHRAEGSIGLYACHGTGGNQEWSITKDQLIKHSELCLTLPEPRAGVTLILEPCQNNDLQRWVRTDGDRMIKSEGHNLCIDSVREKVAGLVSERCDKTILSQRWTFVANKS